One window from the genome of Tachypleus tridentatus isolate NWPU-2018 chromosome 11, ASM421037v1, whole genome shotgun sequence encodes:
- the LOC143232326 gene encoding protein FAM43A-like: MALPNKPFSPSNMKRKLKFWNKKSVLITEYDPTYKVIYLGNVLTQWAKGESCVDKPLATLWKNYCSNVKHEITMKVTVCNSGIKAVTKEHGLTEYWANRITFCTHHPQYPRVFCWVYRHEGRRMKQELRCHAVLCGKEEKAQTMAVRLNQKLSAALQEFRREKISRQKARLSLANSIVEHPSLPRRKQLLITGTVNFRPPMERSRSAPKLTSIDEIEEELDEDDDDFEDMEEYLNGSMVSEQESSSDIIPDDMDSLSDQYVVLGRENDSLDSDSVEELPNPRLLKPLNSIDEETDNISDESGYSEEKEYISRM, translated from the coding sequence ATGGCTCTTCCAAACAAACCGTTTTCTCCTTCAAATATGAAACGAAAATTAAAGTTCTGGAACAAAAAATCTGTGCTAATAACTGAATATGATCCCACATATAAAGTGATTTACCTCGGAAACGTCCTCACACAGTGGGCCAAAGGAGAGAGTTGTGTAGATAAACCGCTGGCGACTTTGTGGAAAAAttattgttctaatgttaaacaTGAAATCACTATGAAAGTTACAGTGTGTAATTCAGGTATCAAAGCAGTGACAAAGGAGCACGGGCTGACAGAGTACTGGGCCAACAGAATAACGTTCTGTACCCACCATCCTCAGTATCCACGGGTATTTTGCTGGGTGTATCGGCACGAGGGCCGACGAATGAAGCAGGAACTACGCTGTCACGCTGTTCTGTGTGGTAAAGAGGAGAAAGCTCAAACAATGGCAGTTCGGCTGAACCAGAAACTCTCGGCAGCACTTCAAGAATTTCGACGTGAAAAAATCAGTCGACAGAAGGCGAGACTCTCGTTGGCTAACTCTATCGTCGAACATCCAAGTCTTCCAAGGCGGAAACAACTGCTAATTACGGGAACTGTAAATTTTAGACCTCCGATGGAACGTTCTAGGAGTGCTCCCAAATTAACGTCCATCGACGAAATTGAAGAAGAGCTGGACGAAGATGACGACGATTTCGAGGATATGGAAGAATATCTAAATGGATCGATGGTGTCAGAACAAGAATCGTCATCTGACATTATACCAGATGATATGGACTCACTTTCTGATCAGTATGTTGTTCTCGGTAGAGAGAACGATTCTCTGGATTCAGACTCTGTAGAAGAATTACCCAATCCTCGCCTTCTTAAACCGCTCAATTCCATAGATGAAGAAACTGACAATATATCCGATGAGTCTGGTTATTCAGAAGAGAAAGAATATATTTCAAGAATGTAA